Within Diospyros lotus cultivar Yz01 chromosome 15, ASM1463336v1, whole genome shotgun sequence, the genomic segment AAGTTTTGGTTAAATGACAAGGAAACACTACGGATGGTAACACATGGGACTACCTCCCAAAACTGCTCAAGAAGTTTCCCCGCGCAGTTAGCCTACTCAATCTTCCTTGAGGACAAGGAAGCATTCAAGAGGGGAGCATTGTCACGAAGGCAGTTTACTAAGAGttgttcttttaaaaattttgttcattAAAACCTTTAAATTCTACGTTTCATTTTGGTCGTAGCCTTAGGCGTTAAGTGGTCCAATAGGTTGGTTAGAATCAAGGTTGTTACACGGTTAAAGGAAAGGGCCCCACCTGTCAGGGGAATATATCCTCCAACGGCCTTATAAGGGTACCTTCCGTGCAATGCAGGGGCATGCTAACAATCAAGAAGATTCTATTCTCCAGCtgctttctctctttctttgtcacTCTCGGCTATCTCACTCTCTTCTCTCAAATTCCttgctattcttcttctttttgatcACTCCATACCAAGTGGAGTTTTGAATCCCTTCTCAATTCCCTCAGGATTGAGGTAAGGTTGTAGTAGTCACAACAAGGTTGTGACCAAGAACTCCACTTGATAATGGAGTCGTCAGAAAGAAGAATAGCaagaaatttggagagaaaatagagagaagagaGTGAGGTAGAtgagagtaatagagagagaatgacCAGCTAGAGAACAAAATCTTCTTGATTGTTAGCATGACCCCTCATTCGCACGAAAGGTTCCTATATAAGGCTGTTGGAGGGTATATTCCCCTGACAGGGGGGGCTCTCACCCTTAACCGCATAACAACTTTGATTCTAACCAACTTACTAGACCACCTAGGCTCTAAGGCTACAGCTGAAATGAAAACATACAACTGAAGATCTTAAttagcaaaaatttaaagaaacgACTCTTAATAGACTGCCTCCTTGACAAAtaccaataatttttttccccgAGTCAAtaccaataatttttttccccgAGTCAATACCAATAATTTTTCCTAGTGGTTTTGCTGTAAGAATTACTATGTATCCTCAGGCCACAtgaaaatactaattttgaattggtatatatataaaaaattagtatattatatatacctCTCTTTATTGGATATAGTACCTAAAACTGTGctacatttttagtttttattttttttcaagttagATAAAACTGTCAAATAAAACCAGGGAGCTGGTTTGCATCGTCAATAACAGTAAgaagattttatttttggtatggGATTAGGAATTTATGCTTAATGGCTTCAAACACTGGAGCAGGAAAACACTTGTTCAGAACTTTAGCCTATTTCGGAAAAAGTATCCATGGGTAAGGTCATGCCCTTTTTTGGGGCTTACCATCTAGGTCTcgtataaaatttgaaattctaaTTTCCATACTTTACCTAATAATAGCCAATGGccatttatctttatttttgtcTGCTTTAATGTGAATGCATATGAATGCATAAGAATCTCCATTCAGTTGTTTAATAGCATGAATCTATTGGCATCCTCTGTTTGTTGCATTGCGTAATCACTTGATATTTGCTAGAAATTGTTGATCTTATTATCCTAAATATCTGAATATAACTGGTTTTTTTACATGGTGATTAGTTTACACCGTCTATAGACAACATGCAGTAGATATTGGACACACTTCATCGTGTTTTTCATGGAACTAGTGTTCATTATTACTTAAGAGTAGTTCCTTCGTTTGCTTGTTCCTGCATTATAATAACAATactaattattgttattattttgttgCCCAATCCCCTTTTCTATCTTCGTTTTGCTTTCTTGAAGTTaatattttgactaatttttaTCTTAGTTTTGCTatacaacaaatatatttttcttaccaTCCAGATTCAAGCTGCTTTTCGCACTGATGAAATCCGGAGAACACCTCCAACTCCACAAGATGAGATGAGGGCAGGAATGAGCTACTTCCATGAGACAATTTGGAAAGGAGTTCCAAAGTTCCTACGACGTGTTGACACTGCTTTGAAAAATATAGGAATAAATGAGCGTGTTCCTTATAATGCCCCGCTAATTCAGTTTTCTTCTTGGATGGGTGGGGATCGTGATGGTATGACCCTTTCCAATGCAGTTTCTTGATTCACATATTCTTTCTTATATACTTGATTGTTGCAAAACATAGGATACAAACTAGCAACCAGCAATATGATGGTTATGAGTCCCCAAAGAAAGTCAGATACACACTTTGGCTGTGTTTCGTAAGGTCTCACATATTCTATGTTAAAATTCTGCTTCAAACATGAGTATCCATGCTAGATATAACTGAGAGCATTTTACATATGAGATACGTGGTTGATAGGCCAATATTTAATGAACTGTCAAATGAAGGACAAGTTATTTTTTGCTGAATCTGTGTCCCCTTCAGAGTCCAAAATCCTATGGAATTGCAAAAAAGTAACATTCCAGATTTTCCTATATAACATTACTTGTTGATAGTAAATGGAGCTCTAAGTTGGAAACTAGTAGTGGTAGCAAATATGAGGTGGAGGGGGGTTGGGACTTTGTTATGATGAAAGAGAGTGTATGTGACAGAGAGATGGCCGTGGTAGGATTATGTACCAGCACTAGTAGGGATGACGATAGTTGTCCTTCCTTTTTTACTTTCACATATTCTTATTGTTTACACACCTCTCTAATTGATTCCAGTTAGTGGAGTTTCCTATAACAACTTAATAATCTGTGCTCTGAAGATCTCTGTATAACAAAAAGTTCATCTGCTGCACTTATAGGTTGTTTGAGGACATAATCATCCTAGTTTTAACCTCAAGTTCTTGAATATCATGCGTGGTCTCTTGATTATTGGTTCTTTAACTCCTTAAGTGTTGGTGTTTTTGACTATTTGCACCTTACTGTCTCATACTTCATCCCAAGGTACACATTGTATACCCCTATTAAAGATGAAGGGTAAATTGTACTCAGACCCCTTGTGGTTTGGGTCATTTGCATAGAGACCCCCTATGATTTAAAAATGTCTCTAGAGGTCATTATGGTTCACTTTTTTTGCTTGGACACCCCCTTTGTCAGTTTAAAATTGTCTCTAGTTGAGGTTTCCAAGCAAAAAATTAAGTCATAAGAACCTTCAAAGACATTTATAAACCACAGTGATTTAAACTTTTCCCCAGATGAGGTGTTCAAGCAAAAAGGACCTCCAAAGACATTTTGAAACCAGAGAGGTCTCCTTAAAAATGGCCCAAACCACAGGGAGTCTGGCTGCAATTTAACCAAAAATGGAATTCtgattctctccctctctctctcgctcacacacacgcacgcacgcacgcacgcacacaGTGCGGACATCCAGAAGCACTAAGGCATATGCCTGTTTCCAGTGAAACCTCAAAACAAATATGCAACTACCTGAAAACATTAACTCAAAAATCATTCCTTACAAGATATTATCTATGTTATTGAGATCTATATTGATATGTACTGCAGGAAACCCGAGGGTAACTCCTGAAGTAACAAGGGATGTATGCTTATTGGCTAGAATGATGGCTGCTAATTTATACTTCTCTCAAATAGAGGATCTCATGTTTGAGGTACCAAatgacttctttttttttttctcaaagtTGTCCTTGTTTGATCTAATTTTATTGCTAAGTGGACCTCTCACTTCCTTTTTCAATTgtttttcttactttctttaCAGTTGTCAATGTGGCGTTGCAATGATGAACTTCGTGCTCGTGCAGATGAACTTCATAGATCCTCGAAGAGAGATGCGAAACATTATATTGGTTTGTGATCATGTTCTTCCACTTATAGCATTAAATTTTGTTTCCAAGACTGCTtcaagtttttgatttttttagctCTCAACATTTCTTCCTAGTTCTGGGAACTTGCAAAGTGTTGCAGGGTAGGAAGTTATTGTTTCAGTAGTTAGTCCACATTCATTACCAACTTGTATAGGCATTACACACCATGTAACTGAGTCATTTTTCTCCAACTTATTGGTCAAAATATTGTTAGTTTCTTTTAAGGTTTTGTTCTCATGAATATCTACTATTCATGCAGAGTTTTGGAAACAAGTTCCTCCAAATGAGCCCTACCGTGTTATTCTTGGTGACGTAAGGGACAAGCTGTATTATACACGAGAACGTGCTCGTCAGTTATTAGCCAATGAGATCTCCGATGTTCCTGAGGAGGCAACTTACACTAATGTTGAGCAGGTCTATCCATAACACCAACTTTCTGAATTCTTCTCACcaagaaaatttgaatacaTGAATTAACCCCTAAACTATTTGCTTTGTTCATAGAAGAattgcatatttatatttataaaacacTTTATATACATTGAATGGCAATATGCACGTTTTTCTgcatttttcattatattacttcCCAGAATTGTCAAGTATATACATTTGTTTAACAAAATCTGGATGTGGTCGCCCAACATACTACACATTAGAGTATGCCAAAATAGAACAGACCAAAGACTGTAATTGACTGTTGCCTATTCAATCCCATGTGTATTTTTAGCAATTCTTCCACCTCTTAGTGGCATGAAGTATTAGAACTATACAGATATAGGTGTACTGGAAATGTGAAAGTTTAGTGGAAATCAAGAAGCAATATCTCTTACTCTTCTGGAATCTTGTTATTTACCATCTGATTTTTCGTTTGATCCTTGTACAATGTTTTCTACTTTGGCAGTATATTTGCTTATGTTTTGGTTCTTCTGACATGAAGTGACTAATATTTCTACATTGCCTTTCCCCCTTCTGAATTGTAGATATTCAACAATATGTTAATGCATTTACTCAATTAGAACGCTTATGTATGAAAGCCAGTAACTGATTTATCCTTACCTTACAAAAATCATAGGCAGTATTATTTGGATCATAACTGGGGCAATGTCGTGCGTAGATGTAGGTTCAGAGCTGTTGTGAAATCACAGTGGCGGTGTGGCCTTCCTCAGGAATTTGACTACTAATGATATGATGTTTCAGTTCCAAAGTTCTCATAAGACTGTAGATGGCTTCTTTGTGTTATTTATTCTTGGTACCTGTTGTCCCTCATGCCTCCCTTTTCTCAATGGTTAAATAGATAAACTAGTTGCAATTAAGAGAAAAATGCACTTATCATGCCTTAcgatatttgtttcttttttgtttttgtctcttattgcttattttattttctgcagTTCCTAGAGCCTCTTGAACTCTGTTACAGATCACTCTGTGCTTGCGGTGATCAGCCAATTGCTGATGGAAGCCTTCTTGACTTTTTACGGCAAGTTTCCACATTTGGACTCTCGCTTGTGAGACTTGATATCCGGCAAGAATCAGAAAGGCATACTGATGTCCTTGATGCTATTACGAAACATTTGGAAATTGGATCATTTAAAGAGTGGTCAGAAGAACAGAGGCAGGAATGGCTTTTGTCTGAACTCAGTGCCAAGCGCCCTCTATTTGGCCCTGATCTTCCCAAGACTGAAGAAATTGCTGATGTGTTGGACACTTTTCATGTCATTTCTGAACTCCCTCCAGATAGCTTTGGTGCCTACATAATATCAATGGCAACTGCACCATCTGATGTGCTTGCTGTGGAGCTTTTACAGCGTGAGTGTCGAGTCAGACAGCCATTAAGGGTTGTCCCATTGTTTGAAAAGCTTGCTGATCTTGAGGCTGCACCTGCTGCTTTGGCTCGTCTCTTCTCAGTAGATTGGTACAGGAAACGGATAAATGGAAAGCAAGAAGTCATGATTGGGTACTCAGACTCAGGAAAGGATGCTGGTCGTCTTTCTGCTGCATGGCAGTTGTACAAAGCCCAAGAAGAACTTATAAAAGTGGCAAAGGAATTTGGGGTGAAGCTTACTATGTTCCATGGTCGAGGAGGGACTGTTGGAAGAGGAGGGGGTCCCACCCATCTTGCTATTTTGTCTCAGCCACCTGACACAATTCATGGATCTCTTCGTGTGACAGTTCAGGGTGAAGTTATTGAACAGTGTTTTGGAGAGGAGCACTTGTGCTTTAGGACTCTCCAGCGATTCACAGCTGCTACTCTGGAGCATGGAATGCATCCTCCAGTTTCACCAAAGCCAGAGTGGCGTGCACTGATGGACGAGATGGCAGTTATTGCCACAAAAGAATATCGTTCCATAGTTTTCCAGGAGTCCCGATTTGTTGAATACTTCCGCCTGGTGAGtacttttcattttgttaatcttTTTTGTAACTTGTCCATATGGACCCTCCATTTGGAAAATGCCAGAAAAATAACATCTGTTCAAGTTTTCTTAAACAGCATCAGCATCTAAAACCGTTTCAGAAGTAAATTTTTGTTCATTGAAACTATCTTTTTGTTCTGTAACATTGAGGAGGATGATCTTGCAGAATTTCACTGGTTCCATCCAATTGGAGTAGATGGAATTACCGTAGAACTAAGACACTATGAAATTGTTATTCTTTTGCAGGCAACACCAGAAACAGAGTATGGTCGGATGAATATAGGAAGTCGTCCATCAAAAAGAAAACCGAGTGGCGGAATAGAATCACTTCGTGCAATCCCGTGGATATTTGCATGGACGCAGACAAGGTTTCACCTGCCGGTCTGGCTTGGTTTTGGTGCTGCATTCAAGCATGTCATTGAGAAGGATGTTAAAAATTTACACATGCTTAAGGAGATGTACAATCAGTGGCCTTTCTTCCGAGTGACAATTGACCTGGTGGAGATGGTGTTTGCAAAGGGAGATCCGGGGATTGCTGCTTTGTATGACAAGCTCCTCGTCTCTGAAGACTTGTGGCCATTTGGAGGGCGCTTGAGAGCCAACTACGAAGAAACAAAGAGCCTTCTCCTCCAGGTAACATGACGGAAAAACTTCTGGACTTGCACCTAGAGACCTTGAAGAATTAAAATGCAATTGATTGTCCAAATTCTCCACAAAGTTTTGTCTTCCACCCCCCCCGCCCTTCAAATTATAACCATGACCATCAAGCCACACATCAAGGCGTGCTTACACAAAAGCAGCCAAAAGTCCTAGGCCATCGAACACGGGAACGATTCAACAAggaatttatttagttttctgGATGGATATATAAATCCTGTTCAATCGTGTGTGTTAGTTTGATACATCTGACTCTTCTCCTGCTTTTCCTTGTTGTAGATTGCTGGGCACAAAGATCTACTTGAGGGAGACCCCTACTTGAAGCAGAGACTCGGTCTTCGTGATGCATACATTACAACCCTTAACGTGTCGCAAGCCTATACACTGAAAAGAATCCGCGACTCGAGCTACGATGTGAAGGTGAGGCCGCATCTGTCCAAAGAAACCATGGAATCTAGGAAGCCGCAAACTGCAGAACTTGTGAAGCTTAACCCGACGAGCGAGTACGCTCCCGGACTGGAAGACACCCTTATCTTAACCATGAAGGGAATTGCTGCCGGAATGCAGAACACCGGCTAACGCCTACTCCGGCAGCGCCGTTTAGGTATCCGTTGTTTAAACTCTTGTATGAACTTACATATTATGTTATGGTTTTAGCAGAGGTAGCTTATGCTGGAAGAAACTGGCATTTATAAGTGAATTATGTGTGCTAGTAGTACAAACTTGACTATTTATTCCCCCCCCCCTTCCATCTTTTGCTTGCCAATAGTTTTTGCATTCATAGGGGTTGATGATAGTTTGATTTGCCACACAAAGGATTATTTGCGATAATGCTATCAAAGATTAGATTATTCTTCATAGAATATTAAGAGgtgacaaaacaaaaatgaaatgaatgCCCTAACAAGTTAAGTCTCGAGCCTTTTCATAGCTCATACCCTTTTGCTAGCCAAAACAACAAAAGCCGGCACCTAATTATCGAACTCCGTTCGAGAAGAAGCTAATAAGGTGTTTCTGTTATCAagtaatagtaaaaataataaattaatttttattcaaagttatctcaaaataatatttaaaattataaacattacaCTTATCAAATAATATTAATCGCATGAACATTTTGTTAATACCTTTTCTTGTAAGCTTATTGCTAATAGCACTCCTCTTTATTACTAGCCAAACGCATATAACACTTAAAAGCATTTTTTAGGATAATCTTAGGCAAATATTAGCCAAATTATTCAGTTTTTTTaagcataaaaaaatttcacaagAATGCCAGACGGATACTTATTTATTTGCCAAATATgcatggaagaaaatgaagaaatgttGGGTGAATGAATTAATCGTTGGGTGGTTTTGTACAATAACAGAGAATAATAATACCGCAACCTTTTTTTTGTCATTGCATGCCCAACAAAACAACTGCTTCATTCTCTTTGTATGGCAGCCTAACTAAAATCACAGAGCTTTCTATAACTCTTcaatgaatggatatatatatatatatataacattgtgGTTGTCTTCTACATATTTCCTTCCCACCCTCCCAAGCTATATTGCTTTGTGATACAATCCAGTCAATTTATGGAACCATTATCTGCACAAAAGGAAACAGGATATTATTATTCAAGGCTCTTGCAATGAAGGaccaaattataatttattaagtgaaaaaccaagaaaatactttttttaagttatattagTTTGGCgagttaaaattcatataactgACTCCTAAAAAGTGATATTAGAGCATGataatgtgttttattatagtCACGGACGGATCCAAGAATAGATCTGGAAAGGGTTGGCCCTCAGATTTCTCATTTCAGTCCTCCTCCTAAATAGACCAGAAATTCATATCGCTGACTTGTCAGTGAAGAagacaacttaaaaaaaattcagattgGGGTCAAAAAGGGGGTGGAGAGTGCAGAAAATGGGTCAAACATAGAAACTGGATGATACCTTTGGCAGCAGCTCCAAAATACGGAATAAGCCGGTTCCCAGGCACAGGTTGTCCAGTGGTTTAGACTTGAGTATTTTTCCCAACTACAATCGTCAGAGCTTCATCAATGGCTTGGATAAACGTAGCAATCTTGTACGTGAAGAATCCCACTAGCATCGGTATCAATTCTAGTTGCATGAATCCGTAGTCTGGTACAAGTATCCTGCACCCAACACACAACAATTCTCAGGGCTGCCAAACTCATTGTAACCACGTAGTGTCCTCTGGCAGTTCCACAATCTATTGATGAATGATACACAACCTATGGATGCCGGGCAGGCAGCAGGGGGCGGATGTTAATAGATACACCACATGTGTCTAGTTTCTCCGCAGATTGCTGCCAGGGCGTTCATATGTACAAGATATGAAAGTTCTCCAGTTTAAACGAACATGATAAATCCTCATTCAGCGATTGAGAAAGTGCAAATAGCAATGCAATTTTTATGAACCCATAATATGATATTAACCATGATACGTGGAGTCCAGAATTTCAGAAAAAATAACCCGACTTGCTTACCAACACCCAATGAATATTTACTCTCACAGCACGTCCAACTGTACCATAGATGCTGACATATTTTATAATAGTGGCCAGTACATGAGGTGCCGGTGACTGACTCAACACCACTACCTGGACAATATGTGAGTTTTTCTAGTAAATTGCATTATGATCTGTGTATGGTAATATCCAGAAATTTCCTTTCCTCTgttctattatttaaatgaaGGACAGAAACCGTATTACAACATGCAGGCCATGGATAGGCAACTAAAGGTAAAAGGGAACTGTAGAGTCCAGAACACGGAAAAGAAGGACAACAGGGAGAAAAGATGAACAACAATGATAACAAGAAGTAAATTAGAGAATAAGTGAGATCAAGTCatcaaaaatgagaaaaacaaagaagttctgaagaaagaaaacatgatatagaacaaagaagaaactaGAAAATGAAGAAGTTCTGCAGAGGAAGGTCAGTCTTGGAGAACAATAAAACAACATAATGAAGAAACTAGAAAGTGTGTTAGTTCAAGGGCTTTACCCATTCCACCGGCTATAGATCATGACCAATACAACAGGAACCAGAAGCCTTGGTTGTGCAATTGCTCCCCTGCAAAGAAATGCAATCACCATTGAGCCAAACGATGGAAACCATTAAAAGGTCATCTGTGCCTTCAAGATGTCCACATTTATAAAGAATAAGATCAGAAATATGTGCATTTCAGTCACGGTGGATGAAAATATGGCACTGCATATATAGAACAGATCCAAAGGTGTTGCTTTAGTTTTTAAGATTGAGTAGTCAACACAAAAATGAACTACAGGTTGATTCTgtttttcattcataaattaTTTCCTTTGTTAATGGTAGTAACATAAATCTACATCCATGGAATTCAATGAAGCACAAGTGATTACATGCTACTTTACAGTGAAACACCACTGCATGCCTATGTGCTCCACAAGACAAACACACAAATTTGTGTCCTTGCACCAGGCTCTCAATCTCCAATCATGCGAACCATGAGCCTCATTGTATATTTCTACACAACCTGCATGTGTCAGTGGGTGTTCTGGAGAGCTAGAACCAAGGGTTTCATTAGTCTTCACGAGGTTTTGTAAGTATGAGTACGCCATAGAAAGAGTGCTTGTGCATAGAGTTCATCAATTGAGCTATACAATAAACGTCCTTGTAGCAAGTGAATAATGGCAGACCACTTGGGCAAAGAGTTCCACTGGTTAAGTCATGGTGACATCATGAGTGTATGGCAAAGTGCTCAGAAAATCCCATTAGCTGAGCCAAGGAGATTTTAAGAACCATTATTGTGATGTCCTGTTCCTTAATTTTAAGTTTGATGCCCTGCTGCTTAATTTAAGGTTGTTGCTAGCACATACAGCTACACATGGAGATGGAGATAGCATAGAATTGGATAGAAGTGGCATAAGCCAATGTGGGGGGGGAATCAAGGCCGTAAAGAGGCAATGGAAGGGAATCTCAAGCCCATAAGGAGAGAAAGTGCAGAACAATGAGCTCTAACAGCTTTATGCACAGTATAGATAGAAAGTGCAGAATAATGAGCTGTAACTGCTTTATATGGAGTAGAGGCCTGGGGCCCCTATTTACAGATGGCAAAGCATCAAAGATTGAGCTCAACCAT encodes:
- the LOC127791830 gene encoding phosphoenolpyruvate carboxylase-like; translated protein: MSRNLEKMASIDAQLRLLAPGKVSEDDKLVEYDALLLDRFLDILQGLHGEKIRETVQDCYELSAEYEGKHNPQKLEELGNVLTSLDAGDSIVVAKSFSHMLNLSNLAEEVQIAYRRRIKLKKGDFADEASATTESDLEETIKRLVVQLKKSPEEVFDSLKNQTVDLVLTAHPTQSVRRSLLQKHGRIRNCLTQLYAKDATPDDKQELDEALQREIQAAFRTDEIRRTPPTPQDEMRAGMSYFHETIWKGVPKFLRRVDTALKNIGINERVPYNAPLIQFSSWMGGDRDGNPRVTPEVTRDVCLLARMMAANLYFSQIEDLMFELSMWRCNDELRARADELHRSSKRDAKHYIEFWKQVPPNEPYRVILGDVRDKLYYTRERARQLLANEISDVPEEATYTNVEQFLEPLELCYRSLCACGDQPIADGSLLDFLRQVSTFGLSLVRLDIRQESERHTDVLDAITKHLEIGSFKEWSEEQRQEWLLSELSAKRPLFGPDLPKTEEIADVLDTFHVISELPPDSFGAYIISMATAPSDVLAVELLQRECRVRQPLRVVPLFEKLADLEAAPAALARLFSVDWYRKRINGKQEVMIGYSDSGKDAGRLSAAWQLYKAQEELIKVAKEFGVKLTMFHGRGGTVGRGGGPTHLAILSQPPDTIHGSLRVTVQGEVIEQCFGEEHLCFRTLQRFTAATLEHGMHPPVSPKPEWRALMDEMAVIATKEYRSIVFQESRFVEYFRLATPETEYGRMNIGSRPSKRKPSGGIESLRAIPWIFAWTQTRFHLPVWLGFGAAFKHVIEKDVKNLHMLKEMYNQWPFFRVTIDLVEMVFAKGDPGIAALYDKLLVSEDLWPFGGRLRANYEETKSLLLQIAGHKDLLEGDPYLKQRLGLRDAYITTLNVSQAYTLKRIRDSSYDVKVRPHLSKETMESRKPQTAELVKLNPTSEYAPGLEDTLILTMKGIAAGMQNTG